The nucleotide sequence TGAACGCGGCGGCATGCTGCCGTTGAAGCCGGACATGGCCTCGCTGTCGGTCGGGTCCAACAACTTCCCGACGCGGGTCTATGAGAACAGCCCCGATCTGGTGGCCTGGCTGTCCTCCGAGATGCGCCAATATGAGGTGACACCGGAGGTGGAGGCGTTCGACCTGAGCCACATCCTGCAGGCCATCAGGATGAGCGAAGAAGGCCTGTTGCATGGCAAGCTGTATGTGCAGTTCGTCATGGGGGTCAAAAACGCGATGCCGGTGGATCGCGCTGTCTTCGATTTCTACGTGCAGACGATGAAAGCCCGCGCGCCAGAGGCCGAATGGTGTGCGGCGGGCGTCGGCCCCGGACAGGTGGTGATCAACGAATGGGCCATTGCCGCAGGCGGGCACACCCGCACGGGGCTGGAAGACAATATGCGGATGGATCGGGACACGCTTGCCCCGTCAAACGCCGCGCTGGTCAGCCGGGCCGTTGATCTTTGCGAAAAATACGAACGCCCCGTCGCAACGTGGCAGCAGGCGCGTGAGATCCTTGAGGTGCCGCTAAGAGCCTGACGAGGTGTCGTCTTTCAAATAGTTGCCCGGCGCGGGGCCGTTGTATTTCTCCGTCAGCTCTGCCGAAACCTCGGACCCATCGACCATGAACGGCAATATCCCGCGCCGTAGGGAGCGGCCTCGCATGGCTTTGATGTCATCCTCTGACTTTGTAACCCGTTGCGCCAAGCGACGGCCCCACTGAGCCAAGTAGTCGTACATCTGGTCGATCTGCGGCTGATGGTCGCCTGTTTTGGCGAGGTCGTGAAACTCCTCCGGGTCGGTCTGCAGGTCAAAGAGCATCGGGCGGAAGCCACCTTCGGCATGCATCAGTTTGTAGCGGCCATCGAAAACCATAAAGAGCCTCGCATCGCGCGGCTCTAACCCAAGTTTGACGCATTGGGGGGTCGGGGAATAGTCAAACTCGCTGATCGCGTAGTCCCGCCAGTCCGGCACCTCCCCGCGCAGCCATGGCAGGAGGGACCGCCCTTCAAGAATGTGATCCGGCACCTTGCCGCCGGCCACTTCTACGAAGGTCGGGGCGAGGTCGATACTTTCCACCAAAGCATCGCACACGGTGCCACGTGAGACGTCTGCCTCTGGTCGCGGATCGGAGATGATGAGCGGCACCTTCACGCTGGGCTCGTGAAACAGATCTTTCTCTCCCAGCCAGTGATCGCCCAGATAGTCGCCATGGTCAGAGGTCAGCACGATCATGGTTTTGTCCAACCGGCCGCTGTCTTCCAGGTAATCCAGCAGCACGCCGAGTTGGTCGTCACATTGCTTGATCAGCCCCATATAGGCGGGGATCACCTTTTGTCGGACCTCGTCTTGTTGGAACGCTTGCGCGATCTTGTTGCCCATATAGGCCCCGAAGACCGGATGCGGATCGTCGCGTTCCGCATCATGGCGTACCGGCGCGGGGACGTGGTTGGGCCCGTACATGTCATGGTAAGGCGCGGGCACGATATAGGGCCAATGCGGCTTGATGAAACTGACATGGGCGCACCAACCATCCTCCGCCTGCTCGATGAAGTTGATGGTTTCGCGGGTCAGCCACGGGGTTTCGCTGTCTTCTTCGCGGATGTTGGCGGGTTTGTCAGCATTGGCAAACATCCAGCCGGAGGCGATATCGCCTGCCTCGTCCACGCCGGCATTGGCAAAATCGGCCCACGGGTTTTCCGACGGGTAGCCTTTGGATTTCAGGTATTCGTTATATGGCGAGCGTTTCTCATCATAGAATCCGTCCGGGCCGTATCCCCACAGCCCGTCGTCGCGGGTCCAGGGGTCAAACCCACATTCCGCCTGCCGCGCGCCGATTTGGCTGTCGGGGCTTAGGCCCAGCCGCGCCATACCATCCGCATCGGCCTTCATATGGGTTTTGCCGATCAGCCAGCAGGACATGTCTTGGCGGCGCAGATGATCGCCTAGCGTTTGTTCACCGACGCGCAGCGGGAACCCGTTCCATTGCGCGCCGTGGGACGACGTGTAGCGGCCCGTGTAGAAACACATGCGCGACGCCCCGCAAATGGGCGACTGCACATAGGCGTTGGAAAACCGCACGCCGCGTTTTGCCACCCGGTCAAAGTTGGGCGTT is from uncultured Litoreibacter sp. and encodes:
- a CDS encoding 3-keto-5-aminohexanoate cleavage protein, coding for MTKPCIICVAITGSVPTKENNPAVPITVAEQIESTHAAFEAGASIAHCHVRNEDQTPTSDPEKFAALKEGIEAHCPGMIVQLSTGGRSGAGHERGGMLPLKPDMASLSVGSNNFPTRVYENSPDLVAWLSSEMRQYEVTPEVEAFDLSHILQAIRMSEEGLLHGKLYVQFVMGVKNAMPVDRAVFDFYVQTMKARAPEAEWCAAGVGPGQVVINEWAIAAGGHTRTGLEDNMRMDRDTLAPSNAALVSRAVDLCEKYERPVATWQQAREILEVPLRA
- a CDS encoding sulfatase-like hydrolase/transferase, producing the protein MPAEQDSKTNILFIMYDQLRFDYLSCAGHPHLETPNFDRVAKRGVRFSNAYVQSPICGASRMCFYTGRYTSSHGAQWNGFPLRVGEQTLGDHLRRQDMSCWLIGKTHMKADADGMARLGLSPDSQIGARQAECGFDPWTRDDGLWGYGPDGFYDEKRSPYNEYLKSKGYPSENPWADFANAGVDEAGDIASGWMFANADKPANIREEDSETPWLTRETINFIEQAEDGWCAHVSFIKPHWPYIVPAPYHDMYGPNHVPAPVRHDAERDDPHPVFGAYMGNKIAQAFQQDEVRQKVIPAYMGLIKQCDDQLGVLLDYLEDSGRLDKTMIVLTSDHGDYLGDHWLGEKDLFHEPSVKVPLIISDPRPEADVSRGTVCDALVESIDLAPTFVEVAGGKVPDHILEGRSLLPWLRGEVPDWRDYAISEFDYSPTPQCVKLGLEPRDARLFMVFDGRYKLMHAEGGFRPMLFDLQTDPEEFHDLAKTGDHQPQIDQMYDYLAQWGRRLAQRVTKSEDDIKAMRGRSLRRGILPFMVDGSEVSAELTEKYNGPAPGNYLKDDTSSGS